The Trinickia acidisoli genome includes a window with the following:
- a CDS encoding DUF6361 family protein codes for MVATFGWTYLSRDALRRAEEQMSEKSRGVRDEIGFLQLHQRYADLFFPGTSVLQTRLRYALFVPWMLKSLRTRPLRGGVAHAVRDAERRLVDRLLKRPEGALEKRGIIGRDSPNHVSNQPPSVVYWGALGVWGILRRKDGVRYYSRAEVLRSISPGKVARDDDGVPLGDLIEPFNELPPIPDDWNADGEIGFELSLAERKFFRGMWCGLRCANGTPSVLARLALNALPDFMSVPTCWDEEVCEAAVEHTGPLQRARAAAALACIGRGVYAALTEQTREQLDRRPTATTHRDYLREIITDHGEAALQFDLAATEMDIGPLATTLRDVMTSTCLWLRSRDGDLERLRTVYELAEVDRKGSRARLPDLGFARTRRLEWNSEDYPLAKPLHYRWDRVSRMLADLSGQP; via the coding sequence ATGGTAGCGACTTTCGGTTGGACCTACTTGTCGCGAGACGCGCTGCGCCGTGCGGAAGAGCAGATGAGTGAGAAATCACGTGGCGTGAGGGACGAAATCGGTTTCCTGCAGTTGCACCAACGCTACGCGGACCTCTTTTTCCCGGGCACATCGGTGCTCCAGACCCGCCTTCGTTATGCATTGTTTGTCCCGTGGATGCTCAAGAGCTTGCGAACGAGGCCACTAAGGGGCGGTGTCGCGCATGCTGTGCGTGACGCCGAACGTCGCTTAGTCGATCGCTTATTGAAGAGGCCGGAGGGTGCGCTTGAGAAGCGCGGCATCATTGGCCGCGATAGTCCAAACCACGTCAGCAATCAGCCCCCATCCGTGGTGTACTGGGGCGCCTTGGGCGTCTGGGGTATCTTGCGGCGAAAGGATGGCGTCCGGTATTACAGCCGTGCCGAAGTGCTTCGCAGCATTTCGCCCGGTAAGGTCGCACGTGATGACGATGGCGTGCCGCTCGGCGATCTCATTGAGCCATTCAATGAACTCCCCCCCATCCCAGATGACTGGAATGCCGATGGCGAGATCGGCTTCGAGCTGAGCTTGGCTGAACGAAAATTCTTTCGCGGAATGTGGTGTGGCTTGCGGTGCGCGAACGGCACTCCCTCGGTACTTGCCCGATTGGCTTTGAACGCATTGCCGGATTTCATGAGCGTGCCGACCTGTTGGGACGAGGAAGTATGCGAGGCCGCTGTAGAACACACTGGACCTCTGCAACGCGCCCGGGCCGCGGCAGCGTTGGCCTGCATAGGTCGCGGTGTGTATGCGGCGCTCACTGAACAAACTCGTGAGCAGCTGGATCGGCGGCCCACGGCTACAACGCACCGTGATTACCTCAGGGAAATAATCACGGACCACGGCGAGGCTGCACTGCAGTTCGACTTGGCTGCTACAGAGATGGACATCGGGCCGCTAGCAACGACACTGCGCGACGTGATGACGAGTACCTGCTTGTGGCTGCGCAGTCGTGACGGGGATCTAGAGAGGCTACGCACGGTCTATGAACTGGCTGAGGTCGACCGCAAAGGATCTCGAGCACGGCTGCCGGATCTCGGTTTCGCGCGCACGCGCCGCCTCGAGTGGAATAGCGAAGACTATCCGCTGGCCAAACCGCTCCACTACAGGTGGGACCGTGTCTCGCGCATGCTTGCCGATCTGAGTGGTCAGCCATGA
- a CDS encoding DUF4942 domain-containing protein, whose protein sequence is MDTTTELVKSISITNLVNQRVAVVERVHAALDLLAEAERIAKTAHLGFPRLVLDDSYACRGRPSVTGDYAKRDEAEGAIVRVIDVRGWSYLLSESGLRTFMDAQAREQWDRQLSEGDVPELTAANIEATFAQLYGARGDMFERGVIQCFRRLSWDYKTNRPFKFGKRIIVKYLLRDGCTNHRVTNELDDLIRVFCVLDGKPEPDHRHAAYALVSDAQQARQTEAEHGYFHLRWFKNGNGHLTFKRSDLVEQMNRLLAKHYPNALAAETR, encoded by the coding sequence ATGGACACTACAACCGAACTTGTCAAAAGCATCAGCATTACCAATCTCGTCAACCAGCGTGTCGCCGTCGTCGAGCGCGTGCATGCCGCGCTCGATCTGCTCGCCGAAGCGGAGCGAATCGCAAAGACGGCTCACCTAGGTTTTCCACGACTAGTCCTTGACGACAGCTATGCCTGTCGAGGCCGACCGTCCGTCACCGGTGACTACGCCAAACGTGACGAGGCTGAAGGCGCCATCGTCCGCGTGATCGACGTGCGCGGCTGGAGCTACCTACTGTCCGAATCAGGCTTGCGCACCTTCATGGATGCCCAAGCCCGAGAGCAATGGGATCGACAGCTTTCCGAGGGCGACGTACCCGAACTGACCGCAGCCAACATCGAAGCGACGTTCGCGCAGCTATACGGCGCGCGCGGGGATATGTTCGAACGCGGCGTGATTCAGTGTTTCCGGAGACTGTCGTGGGATTACAAGACCAATCGGCCGTTCAAGTTCGGAAAACGGATCATCGTGAAGTACCTTCTACGGGACGGCTGCACTAATCACCGCGTCACCAATGAACTGGACGACCTCATCCGCGTGTTTTGCGTGCTCGACGGTAAGCCCGAGCCGGATCACCGACACGCGGCCTACGCTCTGGTCTCAGACGCACAGCAAGCCCGGCAAACCGAAGCCGAACACGGCTACTTCCACCTACGTTGGTTCAAGAACGGCAATGGGCATCTGACGTTCAAGCGGTCCGATCTGGTCGAGCAAATGAACCGCCTTCTCGCCAAGCACTACCCGAACGCCCTCGCAGCCGAAACGCGATAG
- a CDS encoding UvrD-helicase domain-containing protein, giving the protein MQRRVSSKLQTSSGGGRVRPPEIDIFQARLGSVTAPAGCGKTQLIADALSQHTDNKPVLVLTHTNAGVAALRARLQRGGVPSSAYRVSTIDGFAMRLAGKFPFRSRLDARVLELANPNADYPAIRGAVQGLLQTGHISDPIASTYSRLLVDEYQDCNAAQHAIVCSIAQILPTCILGDPMQAIFGFRDPLVHWEREAQVAFPPIGALQIPWRWRLAGMDALGAWLLQARASLEAGQPVDLRGAPDGVQWVQLARGTELQQRLVAARTEAPNRDGRVLVIGDSINVNGRHQLTMQTPGATSVEAVDLKDLVNFARGFDLASPNALRQIVEFAASLMTGVGAANLLARVETIRGGRGRTPATPAEAAAVTFVASPSHTTSIGLLQALADQRGARVYRPEVLHCCISALRAAGGEGGFIGAAIRARERNRQLARPLGHRAVGSTLLLKGLEADVAVILEPERMTAQHLYVALTRGARRVVICSSTPLLTPAAGR; this is encoded by the coding sequence ATGCAGAGGCGGGTTTCATCCAAATTACAAACCAGCTCTGGGGGTGGACGAGTGCGGCCGCCTGAAATCGACATCTTTCAGGCGCGCCTAGGCTCAGTTACCGCCCCAGCCGGGTGCGGCAAGACCCAGCTCATCGCGGACGCGCTGAGTCAGCACACCGACAACAAGCCAGTCTTGGTGCTGACGCACACCAACGCTGGAGTCGCCGCTCTACGCGCTAGGCTTCAGCGTGGCGGCGTCCCAAGCTCAGCGTATAGGGTGTCGACCATCGACGGTTTCGCGATGCGGCTAGCAGGCAAGTTTCCGTTCCGTTCGCGCCTCGATGCGCGCGTTCTCGAACTGGCCAACCCGAACGCGGACTACCCTGCTATCCGAGGTGCCGTGCAAGGGCTCCTGCAGACCGGTCACATCAGTGATCCCATAGCCTCAACATATTCGCGCTTGCTGGTCGACGAGTATCAGGACTGCAACGCTGCGCAGCACGCCATCGTCTGTTCCATCGCGCAAATATTGCCCACTTGCATCCTTGGTGACCCGATGCAGGCGATATTCGGCTTCCGCGACCCACTGGTTCACTGGGAGCGTGAGGCACAAGTTGCGTTCCCGCCGATCGGCGCTCTCCAGATCCCTTGGCGATGGCGACTCGCAGGCATGGATGCGCTGGGTGCCTGGCTACTTCAAGCCCGCGCATCATTGGAGGCCGGTCAACCTGTGGACCTGCGAGGAGCGCCAGATGGAGTCCAGTGGGTTCAACTAGCTCGAGGCACGGAGCTGCAGCAGCGATTGGTGGCTGCCCGGACAGAAGCGCCAAACCGAGACGGCCGCGTTCTCGTCATTGGCGACTCGATCAATGTTAATGGTCGCCATCAACTTACCATGCAGACGCCGGGCGCCACTTCCGTTGAGGCGGTCGACCTGAAGGATCTGGTGAACTTCGCCCGCGGATTCGATTTGGCGAGTCCCAACGCGCTGCGACAAATTGTCGAGTTCGCGGCTTCGCTGATGACCGGGGTGGGTGCTGCAAACCTCCTCGCGCGAGTCGAGACCATACGAGGCGGCCGTGGCCGGACACCCGCGACGCCTGCAGAAGCCGCGGCAGTGACCTTCGTGGCGTCTCCCAGCCATACCACCTCAATCGGTTTACTCCAAGCCCTCGCGGACCAACGCGGTGCCCGTGTCTACCGACCCGAGGTGCTGCACTGCTGTATCTCGGCGCTGAGAGCGGCGGGCGGCGAAGGCGGGTTCATTGGTGCGGCGATTCGGGCGCGCGAGCGAAACCGCCAACTGGCTCGGCCGCTGGGCCATCGCGCAGTTGGAAGCACGCTTCTTCTCAAAGGGCTGGAGGCTGACGTCGCGGTCATTCTTGAACCTGAACGCATGACTGCGCAACACCTCTATGTGGCTCTCACGCGAGGCGCGAGGCGAGTCGTGATTTGCTCGTCGACGCCATTGCTAACACCTGCGGCGGGCCGCTAG
- a CDS encoding YqaJ viral recombinase family nuclease — MTAVQPDGPRTRRPALKLVKTQDLSRDDWLAVRRTGIGGSDAAAAVGLNPYMSTLELWLDKTGRADGMPRPAPDDTTSPTYWGTLLEPIVAASYTKQTGNRVRRINAVLRHPTIPFMLANLDREVVGCRDVSILECKTAGEFGARLWREGVPEYVQIQVQHQLAVTGKQAAHVAVLLCGQALEVYRIERDDALIGRLVELEARFWRYVESDTPPPSDGSESADRALRHLYPGNGGTVDFTDDRQLSSVFADLVAVRAQIESHQAVEARLKQTIQQAMGEATRAVFETGQVSFKRSRDSSTVDLKRLLAEHPELEQQYADSKPGSRRFLVSN, encoded by the coding sequence ATGACTGCAGTCCAGCCCGACGGGCCACGTACGCGCCGACCGGCGCTCAAGCTCGTCAAGACACAGGACCTGAGCCGCGACGACTGGCTCGCCGTTCGCCGCACGGGTATCGGCGGATCGGACGCCGCCGCGGCCGTCGGACTTAATCCGTACATGAGCACCTTGGAACTATGGCTCGACAAAACGGGACGAGCCGACGGCATGCCCCGCCCGGCACCAGACGACACGACATCGCCCACTTATTGGGGGACGCTGCTCGAGCCCATCGTTGCCGCGTCTTACACCAAGCAAACCGGCAACCGGGTTCGACGCATCAACGCCGTGCTGCGGCACCCCACGATCCCTTTCATGCTCGCGAATCTCGATCGTGAAGTAGTGGGGTGCCGCGATGTCTCTATTTTGGAATGTAAAACGGCGGGGGAGTTCGGCGCGCGGCTCTGGCGAGAAGGTGTCCCGGAGTACGTGCAGATTCAAGTGCAGCACCAACTGGCAGTGACAGGCAAGCAGGCAGCGCACGTCGCGGTACTGCTGTGCGGGCAGGCACTAGAGGTCTATCGCATCGAACGCGACGACGCATTGATCGGTCGACTCGTCGAACTCGAAGCACGCTTTTGGCGTTACGTCGAGTCGGACACGCCTCCGCCTTCGGACGGGTCCGAGTCGGCCGACCGGGCACTGCGCCACCTCTATCCCGGCAATGGCGGCACCGTCGACTTCACGGACGACCGGCAACTCTCGTCGGTGTTCGCCGACCTCGTTGCCGTACGTGCACAGATCGAATCACACCAAGCGGTCGAGGCGCGATTGAAACAGACGATTCAACAAGCGATGGGCGAGGCAACGCGCGCGGTGTTCGAGACCGGTCAAGTCTCGTTCAAGCGCAGCCGAGACTCGTCCACCGTCGACCTGAAACGGCTGCTCGCCGAACACCCGGAATTGGAACAGCAATACGCCGATTCGAAACCCGGTTCGCGGCGCTTCCTCGTTTCCAACTGA
- a CDS encoding helix-turn-helix domain-containing protein: protein MTAKRSTSSAARPAPISIALGKRVKQCRHEAEKSQETLAFEAHIDRTYISTIERGIANPTIEALANICYSLNITLAELFAPLDGVSLKPTGERRANAATPPEIKRSRLR from the coding sequence ATGACTGCCAAGCGCTCCACTTCATCCGCCGCCCGGCCGGCCCCGATCTCGATTGCCCTCGGCAAACGCGTCAAGCAATGCCGGCACGAAGCCGAGAAATCGCAGGAAACGCTCGCCTTCGAGGCGCACATCGACCGCACCTATATCTCGACGATCGAGCGCGGGATTGCCAATCCGACCATCGAGGCGCTTGCGAATATTTGCTATTCGCTAAACATCACGCTCGCCGAGCTTTTCGCGCCGTTGGACGGCGTGTCGCTGAAACCGACAGGGGAGCGCCGCGCCAATGCCGCGACGCCCCCGGAGATCAAGCGCAGCCGCTTGAGATGA
- a CDS encoding toxin-antitoxin system YwqK family antitoxin has product MKTIHVQRRGAALAAAAIAAVLLVGCKGEVLDYRNAQMVNGKVYDGSANEPFSGKLTNVPDRSLLIAQAGFQLAGKLASIALSDSVPATERNAQSFLGRSGAETLLSGASCDVQINDGQPDGPAVCKAPQSDLVRIETSFKHGALNGPLKLSGGQNEGPLLEATFNNGQLDGTEKVYSWTDHKLIHTFPWNNGVASGTEEAFDPNTGAVVKRATFVNGKYEGEVVHYAPDGKQVILRATYVNGNLNGPYKEWDAGGSLIADKTYSSGVEVGADGSDVGACVSEWDDAYRAVPGRPAFPAAELKQEWEASCREGKHPLSSDSELSGRSASGGQPALKGCVDAWTAAYQRERGGDAIVTVDQLGEWQSWCKEGKRPS; this is encoded by the coding sequence ATGAAAACTATCCATGTTCAACGCCGCGGAGCGGCGCTCGCCGCTGCCGCGATTGCGGCTGTTCTTCTCGTCGGTTGCAAAGGCGAAGTACTCGACTATCGCAACGCTCAGATGGTGAACGGCAAAGTCTATGACGGAAGCGCCAATGAGCCTTTTTCCGGGAAGCTGACGAACGTGCCGGATCGCTCGCTGCTGATCGCGCAAGCTGGGTTTCAGTTGGCAGGCAAACTTGCGAGCATTGCCCTCTCTGATAGCGTGCCCGCTACCGAACGCAATGCGCAGTCGTTCCTCGGTAGGTCGGGCGCCGAAACTCTGCTCTCCGGCGCGTCGTGTGATGTTCAGATCAACGACGGCCAGCCTGATGGCCCTGCGGTGTGCAAAGCGCCGCAGTCGGACCTCGTGCGCATCGAAACATCGTTTAAGCACGGCGCTCTCAACGGTCCGCTCAAGCTCTCTGGTGGTCAAAACGAGGGGCCGCTGCTCGAGGCGACATTCAACAACGGCCAGCTCGACGGTACCGAAAAGGTGTACAGCTGGACTGACCACAAACTCATCCACACCTTCCCGTGGAACAATGGCGTCGCCTCCGGCACTGAGGAAGCGTTCGATCCGAATACCGGTGCGGTCGTTAAGCGCGCAACGTTCGTCAACGGAAAATATGAAGGCGAAGTCGTCCACTACGCCCCTGACGGCAAGCAGGTCATCCTCAGAGCGACCTACGTGAACGGTAATCTCAACGGGCCTTACAAGGAATGGGATGCGGGCGGCTCGCTCATCGCGGACAAGACCTACTCGAGTGGTGTTGAAGTCGGTGCTGACGGTTCGGATGTCGGGGCGTGCGTGAGCGAATGGGACGACGCATATCGGGCTGTGCCGGGCCGTCCAGCTTTTCCCGCGGCAGAACTGAAACAGGAGTGGGAAGCGTCCTGTCGCGAAGGCAAGCATCCTTTGAGCTCCGATTCGGAGCTCTCGGGCCGATCAGCTTCCGGCGGACAGCCAGCCCTGAAAGGTTGCGTCGACGCATGGACCGCCGCCTACCAACGCGAACGCGGTGGCGACGCTATCGTCACGGTCGATCAACTCGGCGAGTGGCAATCGTGGTGCAAAGAAGGGAAGCGGCCAAGCTAA
- a CDS encoding recombination directionality factor has protein sequence MLKGLAITPPVVGRIAIGRIVERAGKRLPEKDDQFTLTTQVQQRGEWLLHPLNEQLRKATSGKLRAIPVRVLFNDPNLNLRADYSLFDRDTGRPVCVGDGQTCKRATDKGIETMSCASPDGCAFGQQGGCKPYARLNVLIDDEDEMGSFVFRTTSFNSIRTLAARLYYFAAVSGNLLACLPLELKLRGKSTTQSYRTPIYYVDLSVRAGGTLEDALVQARELDARRRAAGFDQAALDAAARLGFANGAFEDSPEERAAVAEEFYPLPEPVKPSGESSPVEAGAAAKPSLREKLERQAVLLGGAAA, from the coding sequence ATGCTCAAAGGCTTAGCCATAACTCCGCCCGTCGTCGGGCGCATTGCCATCGGACGTATCGTCGAGCGTGCAGGCAAACGTCTGCCCGAGAAAGACGATCAATTCACTCTCACCACGCAGGTCCAGCAGCGCGGAGAATGGTTGCTTCACCCGCTCAACGAACAACTGCGCAAAGCCACGTCCGGCAAGCTGCGCGCGATTCCCGTCCGGGTGCTCTTCAACGATCCGAATCTGAACCTGCGGGCCGACTACAGCCTGTTCGATCGCGACACCGGTCGGCCCGTGTGTGTCGGCGACGGTCAAACGTGTAAGCGTGCTACGGATAAAGGCATCGAGACGATGTCCTGCGCTTCACCCGACGGCTGCGCGTTTGGACAACAAGGCGGCTGCAAGCCATATGCGCGGCTGAACGTGCTAATCGATGACGAAGATGAGATGGGCTCCTTCGTCTTTCGTACAACCTCGTTCAATTCGATTCGCACCCTCGCCGCGCGCCTGTACTACTTCGCCGCGGTGTCGGGCAACCTTCTCGCTTGCCTGCCGCTTGAGCTGAAACTGCGTGGCAAGTCGACCACGCAAAGCTATCGGACGCCGATCTACTACGTCGATCTGTCGGTACGGGCTGGCGGTACGCTCGAAGACGCTCTTGTGCAGGCCCGGGAACTCGATGCCCGGCGACGAGCAGCCGGTTTCGACCAAGCTGCGCTCGATGCGGCGGCGCGTCTCGGCTTCGCTAACGGTGCATTCGAGGACAGCCCCGAGGAACGCGCAGCAGTGGCCGAGGAGTTCTATCCGTTACCTGAGCCAGTGAAGCCGAGCGGCGAATCTTCACCCGTCGAGGCCGGAGCAGCCGCGAAACCCTCGTTGCGTGAGAAGCTCGAGCGCCAAGCAGTGCTGCTCGGCGGAGCGGCGGCATGA
- a CDS encoding phospholipase D family protein, translated as MLALTGRDLDNGRGSRADMAEAVESLKGRVGIAIQRGRLAKPQRMVKIAAVFDQFVSEVPLNESQGSWHPKIALVCYERGGEASSWRLWIGSKNLTKAWNLDFGLVLEAGAQDRHARSVEGVADLGRHLASFCALPGAHPAAVYEQLDGLKWTMPRGVKVRRIVLKRDQLTEVDLPAVGRADRIVLVSPFLDGAFVKRIGTWGDKQTSHVLISTEMAVRKLACQVGSPLTRFANNVYVYDQPEPDSSAPRLAEAPDTALADVVREDEVIPFGLHAKILAVATGRTVRMWVGSANATQRGWGEGNTEVIAELECDVAALDGLNHLEGLGRPVDVDRLRKEPVEPDHLTERLEACRRVLAESLDARLHRDDDRFTLRATYAPTLPDPEVSLRIGLATAETVAWHSGQQDVLLGSISPAEQTGLVRIQLLLAGQSCEWLQKFEIEPGLVAERDRDAIAAHLGPQQFLVWVRAMLNGSSADPDDPNWDDDESDTPDEPDDTNESAHRQTRKAYQFQRITLEEMLSSWSRDPQAFATAQARIDAYAEAVLRTTVPTAAEQVHIEQLRSVWKLLHASLGAH; from the coding sequence TTGCTTGCATTGACCGGCAGGGATCTTGACAACGGACGGGGCAGCCGCGCCGATATGGCAGAAGCCGTCGAATCGCTGAAGGGGCGCGTTGGCATAGCGATTCAACGCGGCAGGCTGGCCAAGCCGCAGCGCATGGTCAAAATTGCCGCGGTGTTTGACCAATTCGTTTCGGAAGTTCCGTTAAATGAATCACAGGGCAGTTGGCATCCGAAGATTGCGTTGGTCTGCTATGAGCGAGGTGGGGAGGCGAGTTCATGGCGACTTTGGATCGGAAGCAAAAACCTTACGAAAGCCTGGAATCTTGATTTCGGTTTGGTGCTCGAGGCAGGCGCGCAGGATAGGCACGCGCGAAGCGTTGAAGGGGTGGCGGATCTCGGTCGCCATTTGGCTTCGTTCTGCGCGCTTCCAGGGGCTCATCCCGCGGCTGTCTACGAGCAATTGGATGGATTGAAGTGGACCATGCCGCGCGGCGTCAAGGTTAGGCGCATTGTCCTCAAGCGCGATCAGCTGACCGAGGTGGATCTACCCGCGGTCGGGAGGGCGGACAGGATCGTGCTTGTGAGCCCGTTTCTCGACGGCGCGTTCGTTAAACGCATCGGTACGTGGGGCGACAAGCAAACCAGCCACGTTTTGATCTCTACGGAGATGGCCGTGCGCAAGCTAGCCTGCCAGGTGGGCAGTCCGCTCACGCGATTCGCCAACAATGTGTACGTTTACGACCAGCCAGAGCCCGATTCGAGCGCGCCGCGGCTTGCCGAAGCGCCGGACACTGCGCTCGCGGACGTGGTGCGCGAGGACGAGGTCATTCCTTTTGGCCTTCACGCGAAAATCCTCGCGGTTGCAACGGGGCGTACGGTGCGCATGTGGGTCGGGAGTGCAAACGCGACTCAAAGAGGATGGGGCGAGGGCAACACCGAGGTCATCGCAGAGCTGGAATGCGACGTCGCGGCGCTTGATGGGCTCAACCATCTGGAAGGTTTGGGCCGTCCTGTCGATGTCGATCGTTTGCGCAAAGAGCCGGTCGAGCCGGATCACCTGACCGAACGGCTGGAGGCTTGCCGTCGTGTGCTCGCTGAGTCGCTGGACGCGCGACTTCACCGTGACGATGATCGTTTCACGCTGCGAGCAACGTACGCTCCGACACTGCCGGACCCAGAGGTCAGCTTGCGAATTGGGCTGGCGACTGCAGAGACGGTGGCCTGGCACAGCGGACAGCAAGATGTTCTGCTCGGTAGCATCTCACCGGCCGAGCAGACGGGATTGGTCCGCATCCAGCTCCTGCTGGCAGGGCAAAGTTGCGAATGGCTTCAGAAGTTCGAGATTGAGCCCGGGCTGGTCGCCGAGCGTGACCGGGATGCCATCGCCGCTCATCTAGGTCCGCAGCAATTCCTAGTCTGGGTACGTGCCATGTTGAATGGTTCAAGCGCGGATCCCGACGACCCCAACTGGGACGATGACGAATCGGATACCCCGGACGAACCGGATGACACCAACGAATCGGCCCATCGGCAGACCCGCAAAGCGTACCAATTCCAGCGAATTACGCTCGAAGAGATGCTGTCCAGTTGGAGTCGTGACCCGCAGGCTTTCGCCACCGCTCAAGCACGGATCGACGCATACGCGGAAGCGGTATTGCGAACAACGGTTCCGACGGCTGCGGAACAGGTACATATCGAGCAATTGCGCAGCGTTTGGAAGCTCCTCCACGCATCCCTGGGGGCTCATTGA
- a CDS encoding ATP-dependent nuclease, whose translation MTRVRRLEIRNFRSIQTLDWTPSNGVNCLIGPGDSGKSTILDAIDLCLGARRSAPFGDTDFFGLDVTRTIAIAITLGALPDALKNIDTYGEFLRGFDFGTGLLEDEPRAGLETVLTLKLEVNGDLEPNWTLYSDRAAHQQLDRSLAWKDRSLLAPARIGTYANTNLSWARGSVLNRLTEERANLGSELADAARAARATFGAQAGPQLARTLQVVTQTATGLGVAVGASAQALLDAHSVSIGDGAIALHSETGIPLRSLGTGSGRLLVAGLQRAAAAAATVALVDEVEYGLEPHRLMRLLDSLGAKDATEPLQVFMTTHSPVTLRELAGNQLFVVRQRSGIHTATCAGTDDGIQGTLRKAAEAFLSKSVIVCEGASEVGFARGMDQWWVQCGATSFLAHGGSYVDAGGGSPDQCFTRGEAFLKLGYRVLVFVDADKPVSTVGLIERFLAAGGQYITWRPGLALEDELFRHSSNDAVHALLNKADEMVGRELMAEHIKSKSNGQVALDAIEAERLNGGFTPASRALLGLAARNNKNGWFKSVSGFQEIAKAVVGPHLANAEAGFIQITNQLWGWTSAAA comes from the coding sequence ATGACGCGCGTCCGTCGCCTTGAAATTCGCAATTTCCGCTCGATACAGACGCTCGATTGGACACCGTCCAACGGCGTCAATTGCCTTATTGGTCCGGGTGACAGTGGCAAATCGACCATCCTCGATGCCATCGACCTGTGCCTTGGAGCGCGGAGGAGCGCACCTTTCGGCGACACGGACTTCTTTGGGCTAGACGTCACCCGAACCATCGCCATTGCGATCACGCTCGGCGCACTACCCGACGCGCTGAAGAACATCGACACCTACGGAGAGTTCCTTCGCGGATTTGACTTCGGCACCGGGCTGCTTGAAGACGAGCCGCGCGCAGGTCTGGAAACGGTTTTGACGCTGAAGCTCGAGGTCAACGGTGACCTCGAGCCGAATTGGACGCTCTATTCCGACCGAGCCGCCCACCAGCAACTGGATCGGTCTCTGGCCTGGAAGGACCGCAGCCTTCTAGCACCAGCCCGAATCGGCACCTACGCAAACACGAACCTTTCCTGGGCCAGGGGCTCGGTGTTGAACCGACTCACGGAAGAGCGCGCGAACCTTGGCTCGGAACTCGCCGACGCGGCACGCGCCGCCCGCGCCACCTTCGGCGCGCAGGCTGGCCCTCAACTGGCCCGGACCCTGCAAGTGGTCACGCAGACAGCTACCGGCCTGGGTGTGGCCGTTGGTGCAAGCGCTCAGGCGCTACTTGATGCTCACTCGGTATCGATTGGCGACGGCGCCATCGCGCTCCACAGCGAGACCGGCATTCCTCTGCGGTCGCTGGGCACGGGTTCAGGGCGACTCCTTGTCGCGGGGTTGCAAAGGGCCGCAGCGGCGGCCGCCACCGTCGCCCTGGTGGACGAAGTCGAGTACGGACTTGAGCCGCACCGGCTCATGCGCCTGCTCGACTCACTCGGAGCGAAGGACGCGACCGAGCCGCTGCAAGTCTTTATGACAACGCATTCGCCGGTGACGCTCAGGGAGCTCGCTGGCAACCAGCTTTTCGTCGTGCGCCAGCGTTCGGGCATCCACACGGCTACGTGCGCTGGCACGGACGACGGCATCCAGGGTACCTTGCGCAAGGCGGCCGAGGCTTTTCTGTCCAAGTCCGTCATCGTCTGCGAAGGTGCCAGCGAAGTCGGATTCGCTCGCGGAATGGATCAGTGGTGGGTCCAGTGTGGCGCGACGTCATTCTTGGCCCACGGAGGCTCATACGTGGACGCAGGCGGAGGAAGCCCCGATCAATGCTTCACACGGGGGGAGGCGTTCCTCAAGTTGGGCTATCGGGTGCTCGTCTTCGTCGACGCGGACAAGCCTGTTTCCACTGTTGGACTCATCGAGCGATTCCTTGCGGCTGGCGGGCAGTACATTACATGGCGGCCAGGCTTGGCACTCGAGGACGAGCTATTCCGTCATTCAAGCAATGACGCGGTGCACGCGCTGCTGAATAAGGCGGATGAGATGGTCGGTCGCGAGCTCATGGCCGAGCACATCAAGTCAAAGTCGAACGGGCAAGTTGCCTTGGACGCCATAGAGGCCGAACGGCTGAATGGGGGCTTCACACCTGCGAGCCGAGCATTACTCGGACTTGCCGCTCGCAATAACAAGAACGGCTGGTTCAAGTCAGTGAGCGGTTTCCAGGAAATCGCTAAGGCGGTCGTCGGCCCTCATCTCGCGAATGCAGAGGCGGGTTTCATCCAAATTACAAACCAGCTCTGGGGGTGGACGAGTGCGGCCGCCTGA